The genomic DNA AAATCCATAAAGCTAGTGGTAATGGTCGTGTCCGCATCCCCAAAAATACTAACGGGAGTGCAGGAGATAAGTTTTGAACTAATAAAATTATTAGTCCTACCAGCACCACTGCTAATAAAGTTAAGCGAATTCCAGGCATTTTGATCAGTGAATAGGTAACAGGTAACAGGTGACAGGTGCTACGCTACGGTAACAGGTGACAGGTGACAGAGCTATAAGTCTTTCAGTGTCTAAGTTTTAGTTCTGCTTAATTTCCTAACCATCTTGTCCATTGCTATAACTGATTTAAATATGTCCTTCCCAGCGTTGGATTGGGATACAGTCAATATCTAATTGATCTAAAGCACGAGCAACGACAAAATCCACTAAGTCTTCAATAGTTTGGGGGTTGTGATACCAAGCGGGGATAGCGGGAACAACTCTCACTCCTGTTTCGGCTAAGGTGGTTAAATTCCTGAGATGAATCAGGCTAAAAGGGGTTTCTCTGGGAACGATTACTAATTTACGCCCTTCTTTGATTTGTACATCTGCTGACCGTTCTAGTAGGTCTGAACTCAAGCCTCCAGCTAGTTTAGCGACTGTACTCATACTACAGGGCATGATTATCATCCCCAAAGTTTTAAAAGAACCGCTGGCAATACCAGCACCGACATCACCCCAAGGATGACAACGTAGTTGGCCTAGTTGGGGTACTGCTGCTTGAGTGCGCCAAAATTCTTCTTGGGCTAAGGGTTCTGATGGCATACGGATATTTTGTTCTGCTTGCCAAACCATGTAAGTTGATTTAGAAGCCACCAGTTCTATTTTATAATCTGCTGCCAAAAGAAATTTAAGAGCGCGAACGGCGTAGATCAGGCCGGATGCGCCTGATACGCCTAAAATAAGTGGTTTGTTGTTATTGGACACAAAATTAATTGGGTTTACTCTTCCTCACTATATGAATCTACTTCAAAAGATGGAATGCGATTTGATAAATACATATCTGAGGTATCTTCATTTTCTGTATTCACTCCCATGCCTTTCATCATGCCATCTGCGCCAACAGTTACTAGGTCAATTTGCTGACGATAGTAGTCTACGCTTTTTACTTGTACAGATACGCGATCGCCTAAACGATAGGAAGCGCGATTTTTGCGCCCAAATAAAGCTTGCTGTCTAGCACGATATTCATACCAGTCATCTTTAAGGGAACTAACGTGTACTAATCCTTCTACCCGTAAAGGTGTAGTTAGTTGTGAGCCAATTTCTGATTCTGTGGCCGGAACTTCTATTTCCACAAAGAA from Okeanomitos corallinicola TIOX110 includes the following:
- a CDS encoding flavin prenyltransferase UbiX, with translation MSNNNKPLILGVSGASGLIYAVRALKFLLAADYKIELVASKSTYMVWQAEQNIRMPSEPLAQEEFWRTQAAVPQLGQLRCHPWGDVGAGIASGSFKTLGMIIMPCSMSTVAKLAGGLSSDLLERSADVQIKEGRKLVIVPRETPFSLIHLRNLTTLAETGVRVVPAIPAWYHNPQTIEDLVDFVVARALDQLDIDCIPIQRWEGHI